One genomic window of Micromonospora sp. WMMD1128 includes the following:
- a CDS encoding class I adenylate-forming enzyme family protein: MRTRGLRGALAADTDLGAGNVLARVLAHGADPDGPGLTFDTAVDGHPAETPLTLGELDRMVTARAAWLHERGVTPRDPVAVWAGTAADMVLSFLALTRLGAIPALMNGRLRPEIAAEYIRRLRAVGVLADAAHAEALAGHDLGAPMIGEPAQAGGGDPDAAPAHYRHHPDDPIVITHTSGTTGVPKAVLHSHASLFAATRHLLSMPQAQGTSRILNALPAPHTATVLMVNQALGNRAEMFLLSEQGGERVLDAIQRWRPDGVFGFSVTWAELARFDLSGYDLDSVRLWFNTGDCSHEPHVRKLVAAGSRDVVTRGGVTRMPGSVFIDGLGSSEMGHSMFHITHTVDTDRYGRCVGRPYRFTTVAVLDADGNELPAGQVGWLGIDSPSLFRGYWNDSVTTYRYRLRGWYLTGDLVYADDDGRYYHLDRAVDSVEVGDGKRLFTALSEERILAACPDVTDCTVVIVKGPDDTVTTDVLLELAAGADPAQDRTARIRAALGPDVAATLRRVVPVRADDIPVTVTGKVRKVALRERYLTESPS, translated from the coding sequence ATGAGGACGCGAGGACTACGCGGCGCGCTGGCCGCCGACACCGACCTGGGCGCGGGCAACGTGCTCGCCCGGGTGCTGGCCCACGGCGCGGACCCGGACGGTCCGGGGCTCACGTTCGACACCGCTGTCGACGGGCATCCGGCCGAGACTCCGCTGACCCTGGGCGAACTCGACCGGATGGTGACCGCCCGGGCGGCCTGGCTGCACGAACGGGGGGTGACGCCGCGTGACCCGGTGGCGGTGTGGGCCGGCACGGCCGCCGACATGGTGCTGTCGTTCCTGGCGCTGACCCGCCTCGGTGCCATCCCGGCGCTGATGAACGGCAGGCTGCGTCCGGAGATCGCCGCCGAGTACATCCGCCGGCTGCGCGCCGTCGGGGTGCTCGCCGACGCGGCGCACGCCGAGGCGCTGGCCGGGCACGACCTGGGCGCCCCGATGATCGGCGAACCCGCGCAGGCCGGCGGCGGGGACCCGGACGCCGCGCCGGCGCACTACCGGCACCACCCGGACGACCCGATCGTGATCACGCACACCTCCGGCACCACGGGCGTGCCGAAGGCGGTGCTGCACTCGCACGCCAGCCTCTTCGCCGCCACCCGGCACCTGCTGTCCATGCCGCAGGCGCAGGGCACCAGCCGGATCCTCAACGCGCTGCCCGCCCCGCACACCGCCACCGTGCTCATGGTCAACCAGGCGCTTGGTAACCGGGCCGAGATGTTCCTCCTCTCCGAGCAGGGCGGCGAACGGGTCCTCGACGCGATCCAGCGGTGGCGCCCGGACGGCGTCTTCGGGTTCTCGGTGACCTGGGCCGAGCTGGCCCGCTTCGACCTGTCCGGCTACGACCTGGACTCGGTGCGGCTGTGGTTCAACACCGGCGACTGCTCGCACGAGCCGCACGTGCGCAAGCTGGTCGCGGCCGGCTCACGGGACGTGGTGACCCGCGGCGGCGTGACCCGGATGCCCGGCTCGGTCTTCATCGACGGGCTCGGCTCCAGCGAGATGGGACACTCGATGTTCCACATCACACACACCGTCGATACCGACCGCTACGGCCGCTGCGTCGGCCGCCCGTACCGATTCACCACCGTCGCGGTCCTCGACGCCGACGGCAACGAGCTGCCCGCCGGTCAGGTCGGCTGGCTGGGCATCGACTCGCCGTCGCTGTTCCGCGGCTACTGGAACGACTCGGTCACCACCTACCGCTACCGGCTGCGCGGCTGGTACCTCACCGGTGACCTGGTGTACGCCGACGACGACGGCCGCTACTACCACCTGGACCGGGCGGTCGACTCGGTCGAGGTCGGCGACGGGAAGCGCCTCTTCACCGCGTTGTCCGAGGAGCGGATCCTCGCCGCCTGCCCCGACGTGACCGACTGCACGGTGGTCATCGTCAAGGGGCCCGACGACACGGTGACCACCGACGTGCTGCTGGAACTGGCCGCCGGAGCCGACCCGGCGCAGGACCGCACCGCCCGCATCCGCGCCGCGCTCGGCCCGGACGTGGCCGCCACGCTGCGCCGGGTGGTGCCGGTACGCGCCGACGACATCCCGGTCACCGTGACCGGCAAGGTACGCAAGGTGGCGCTGCGCGAGCGCTACCTGACCGAGTCGCCGTCATGA
- a CDS encoding beta-ketoacyl-[acyl-carrier-protein] synthase family protein, with amino-acid sequence MTALITGMGLFTPAGRGVAETFDALLTGRSGLSRPPEGHPARDSLEVAGVLPEIDPRSVASGPETKVLDRVVLLALLTAAEALADAGLQVGRDVDPERTAVIVGGVGGMSTLERQIVARADRGRAAVSPYLLTGILPNMPSARIAIAHGIRGYSSSVGTACASGAQAVADGVRLIRAGEADVVVCGASEAPLFGTFADTFTNARALARGWDEPTEASRPFDKRRNGFVLSEGAALLVLERDGHAAARGVTGYAAVAGYGTNTDAYHPTAPRPDGAGAAACMRRALAAGGIEPADVGYVNAHGTGTRLGDVAETTALAEVFGVGGVPASSTKALTGHLLGASGVLEAAATALALRRGLLPPTYHLDDPDPECEADHVRAVPRPTRTDHALTNSFGFGGQNVSLLLRRVATPVAG; translated from the coding sequence ATGACCGCCCTGATCACCGGCATGGGCCTGTTCACGCCGGCCGGGCGGGGCGTCGCGGAGACGTTCGACGCGCTGCTCACCGGCCGCTCCGGGCTGTCCCGTCCCCCGGAGGGGCACCCGGCGCGGGACAGCCTGGAGGTGGCCGGGGTGCTGCCGGAGATCGACCCGCGCAGCGTCGCCTCCGGACCGGAGACCAAGGTGCTCGACCGGGTCGTGCTGCTCGCCCTGCTCACCGCCGCCGAGGCGCTCGCCGACGCCGGCCTCCAGGTGGGGCGCGACGTCGACCCGGAGCGGACCGCGGTGATCGTCGGCGGGGTCGGCGGGATGTCCACGCTGGAACGGCAGATCGTGGCCCGCGCCGACCGGGGCCGGGCGGCGGTCAGCCCGTACCTGCTCACCGGCATCCTGCCGAACATGCCGTCGGCGCGCATCGCCATCGCGCACGGCATCCGCGGCTACAGCTCGTCGGTCGGCACGGCCTGCGCCTCCGGCGCCCAGGCGGTCGCCGACGGGGTACGCCTCATCCGCGCCGGCGAGGCCGACGTGGTGGTCTGCGGGGCCAGCGAGGCGCCGCTGTTCGGCACGTTCGCCGACACGTTCACCAACGCCCGGGCGCTGGCCCGGGGCTGGGACGAACCCACCGAGGCGAGCCGCCCGTTCGACAAGCGGCGCAACGGGTTCGTGCTCTCCGAGGGCGCCGCGCTGCTGGTGCTGGAACGGGACGGGCACGCCGCCGCCCGGGGCGTGACCGGCTACGCCGCGGTCGCCGGCTACGGGACGAACACCGACGCGTACCACCCGACCGCGCCCCGGCCGGACGGCGCCGGGGCCGCCGCGTGCATGCGCCGGGCCCTCGCGGCCGGCGGGATCGAACCGGCCGACGTCGGCTACGTCAACGCGCACGGCACCGGCACCCGGCTCGGCGACGTCGCCGAGACCACCGCGCTGGCCGAGGTGTTCGGCGTCGGCGGGGTGCCGGCCAGCTCTACCAAGGCGCTCACCGGGCACCTGCTCGGCGCGTCCGGGGTGCTGGAGGCCGCGGCCACCGCGCTGGCGCTGCGCCGCGGTCTGCTCCCACCCACGTACCACCTGGACGACCCGGACCCGGAGTGCGAGGCGGACCACGTCCGCGCCGTGCCCCGGCCCACCCGGACCGACCACGCGCTGACGAACTCGTTCGGGTTCGGCGGCCAGAACGTCAGCCTGCTGCTGCGCCGGGTCGCCACCCCGGTCGCGGGCTGA
- the hppD gene encoding 4-hydroxyphenylpyruvate dioxygenase, protein MHVNGIDHLELYVGDARQAAFYFDTAVGFRLHGQGGPETGLAGQRSLLLAQAGIRLLLTTGLSAEHPAATYVHRHGDGIAVVALAVDDAAGAYAELVERGATGVTPPRTHTGADAEVVVAEVGGFGDVLHRLVERRGDPTVFLPGAIEPVPVADGDALLAEVDHLAVCVPPGQLDATVAHYEKVFGFAEIFAEHIEVAGQAMNSKVVQDSSGQVTLVLLEPDTSARPGQIEDFLRWHAGAGVQHLGLRTDDIVTTVGALAGRGVRFARTPDAYYDDLEQRVGRLDAPVDRLRELSILVDSDHDGQLLQIFTESMHVRRTLFLEVIERRGARTFGSGNIKALYEAKERELAAAGATPAVAAGGLEG, encoded by the coding sequence ATGCACGTCAACGGCATAGACCATCTGGAGTTGTACGTGGGGGACGCCCGGCAGGCGGCCTTCTACTTCGACACCGCGGTCGGCTTCCGGCTGCACGGCCAGGGCGGACCGGAGACCGGGCTGGCCGGGCAGCGTTCGCTGCTGCTGGCCCAGGCCGGCATCCGGCTGCTGCTGACCACCGGGCTGTCCGCGGAGCACCCGGCGGCGACCTACGTGCACCGGCACGGCGACGGCATCGCCGTGGTCGCGCTCGCGGTCGACGACGCCGCCGGGGCGTACGCGGAGCTGGTCGAACGGGGCGCGACCGGGGTGACGCCGCCGCGCACCCACACCGGCGCGGACGCCGAGGTGGTGGTCGCCGAGGTCGGCGGCTTCGGCGACGTGCTGCACCGCCTCGTCGAGCGGCGCGGCGACCCGACCGTGTTCCTGCCCGGCGCGATCGAGCCGGTGCCGGTCGCGGACGGCGACGCGCTGCTGGCCGAGGTGGACCACCTGGCGGTCTGCGTGCCGCCGGGGCAGCTCGACGCCACGGTCGCGCACTACGAGAAGGTGTTCGGCTTCGCCGAGATCTTCGCCGAGCACATCGAGGTCGCCGGGCAGGCGATGAACTCCAAGGTGGTGCAGGACTCGTCCGGCCAGGTGACCCTGGTGCTGCTGGAACCGGACACGAGCGCCCGGCCCGGGCAGATCGAGGACTTCCTGCGCTGGCACGCCGGGGCCGGGGTGCAGCACCTCGGGCTGCGCACCGACGACATCGTCACCACGGTCGGCGCGCTCGCCGGCCGGGGCGTGCGGTTCGCCCGCACGCCCGACGCCTACTACGACGACCTGGAGCAGCGGGTCGGTCGGCTGGACGCGCCTGTGGACCGGCTGCGCGAGCTGAGCATCCTGGTCGACTCCGACCACGACGGGCAGCTCCTGCAGATCTTCACCGAGTCGATGCACGTGCGTCGCACGCTCTTCCTTGAGGTGATCGAGCGGCGCGGGGCGCGCACCTTCGGCAGCGGCAACATCAAGGCCCTCTACGAGGCCAAGGAACGCGAGCTGGCCGCGGCGGGGGCGACCCCCGCCGTCGCGGCCGGAGGGTTGGAGGGGTAG